One window from the genome of Helicoverpa armigera isolate CAAS_96S chromosome 4, ASM3070526v1, whole genome shotgun sequence encodes:
- the LOC110374846 gene encoding cuticle protein 8, with protein sequence MAFVFKFLTPVMLATVVLSGKAPGGYSYSRFSGPVSGQIVEVQVPAAEGIPAQQHADYGYDHQTGQIHPDTAKYAHLKTVDYVAKPDYAYSYGVEDPHTGNLQNHKEHRDGDVVQGEYSLVEPDGSIRLVRYTADPKNGFQATVHKKAGGQPQKLVHYGHAKQEREDDSGEY encoded by the exons ATGGCTTTCGTATTCAAG TTCCTCACACCGGTAATGTTAGCAACAGTGGTGCTATCAGGCAAAGCTCCTGGTGGCTACTCGTATAGCCGCTTCAGTGGGCCAGTCAGCGGCCAAATCGTGGAAGTACAGGTACCAGCTGCTGAAGGTATCCCGGCTCAACAACACGCTGACTACGGTTACGATCACCAAACAGGTCAAATTCATCCGGACACTGCTAAATACGCGCATTTGAAGACTGTTGATTAcgtg GCCAAGCCTGACTACGCTTACTCATATGGCGTCGAAGACCCTCACACCGGCAACCTTCAAAACCACAAGGAACATCGCGATGGTGATGTTGTCCAGGGAGAGTATTCGCTTGTCGAACCTGATGGCTCCATCCGTCTTGTGAGATACACCGCTGACCCCAAAAATGGTTTCCag GCCACCGTCCACAAAAAAGCAGGAGGACAACCACAGAAGCTTGTCCATTACGGCCATGCGAAACAAGAACGAGAAGACGATTCCGGAGAGTACTAG
- the LOC135116850 gene encoding band 7 protein AGAP004871-like, whose amino-acid sequence MSYTKSSTKIQDDGISMAAKSTDMDLERASKVMSHGFNLNQVAGSNDQNKCIESCLVFLSLLLVIITFPFSLFTIYVVVRQFERAIILRNGKLRKNKAYGPGLVYVLPCVDTVKYTDLRIISYAVPPQEALTKDALTIAVDAVVFYKINDPVWAVVNVADYKIATQFLAATTLRNALGTRKLAEILVDRPAVSYQVFENMKTLTLNWGVEIVRFELKDISLPLQLQKAMATEAESSRLANAKIIVANAEIESTKNLQKATKLLMDNPYCMQLRYLQALQMIAGDKTHTVVLPFSKDTIKSLLR is encoded by the exons atgtcctaTACAAAAAGCAGCACAAAAATACAAGATGATGGCATCTCAATGGCAGCCAAAAGTACAGATATGGATTTAGAAAGAGCATCAAAAGTGATGTCACATGGCTTCAATTTAAATCAAGTTGCTGGTTCAAATG ATCAAAATAAGTGCATAGAATCATGCCTCGTGTTCCTATCTTTGCTTCTAGTTATAATAACGTTTCCATTTTCTTTGTTTACCATTTATGTG GTAGTTAGACAGTTCGAACGAGCAATCATTTTGCGTAATGgaaaattacgaaaaaacaAAGCGTATGGACCTGGTCTCGTCTACGTGCTACCATGCGTCGATACCGTCAAGTATACCGACCTCAGAATCATTAGTTATGCTGTACCGCCACAAGAG GCTTTGACGAAAGATGCTCTAACTATTGCTGTGGATGCAGTTGTCTTCTACAAAATAAACGATCCGGTTTGGGCTGTTGTGAACGTTGCTGattataa GATAGCCACTCAATTCTTAGCAGCTACAACACTCCGCAATGCTCTCGGGACTCGAAAACTAGCTGAAATCCTCGTTGACCGCCCCGCAGTGAGCTATCAGGtgtttgaaaatatgaaaacgcTCACCCTTAACTGGGGGGTTGAGATCGTGAGATTTGAATT AAAGGACATAAGTCTGCCTCTGCAGCTGCAAAAAGCAATGGCTACGGAAGCCGAGTCATCAAGGTTGGCGAACGCTAAAATAATAGTAGCCAACGCTGAAATAGAATCTACCAAGAACCTTCAAAAGGCTACTAAATTGCTCATGGATAATCCTTATTGCATGCAG CTAAGATATTTGCAAGCACTTCAAATGATTGCCGGAGATAAAACCCATACCGTAGTGCTACCGTTCTCGAAAGACACGATCAAATCATTATTGAGATGA
- the LOC126053420 gene encoding stomatin: MEQRAKTDTTNTRYYKESRKEKVFRILAIIGIILFPLILLICFRVVKQYKRAIIMRFGRVRKDSPAGPGIIWVIPCTDSIHMVDLRTQSFNLPPQEVLTKDSVTVTVDAVVYFHIDKPLHCLLNIQSNKYANELITIATIRNILGQHSLYTLLTSRETISQKSRAEIDKTTQLWGVKIERVEIKDVFLPFELQKAMAAEAEGTRIAKAKVIEAAGEIKAAENLKEASLIMMENPHIMLLRYLQTLNYIAADQSTTVLFPFPIELPGARPQCHKCN, encoded by the exons ATGGAACAAAGAGCAAAAACAGATACTACAAATACAA gATATTACAAAGAATCAcgtaaagaaaaagtttttcgGATATTGGCTATTAtaggaataatattatttccacTAATTTTGCTGATCTGCTTTCGG GtagtaaaacaatacaaaagagCGATAATCATGCGCTTCGGGCGGGTTCGGAAAGATTCACCAGCTGGACCGGGAATAATATGGGTGATACCGTGCACCGACAGTATTCATATGGTTGATCTGAGGACTCAGTCCTTTAACTTACCACCACAAGAG GTTCTCACAAAAGACTCAGTGACGGTTACTGTAGATGCAGTGGTATACTTCCACATAGACAAGCCACTTCATTGCCTCTTGAACATCCAATCAAACAA GTATGCAAACGAACTGATAACAATAGCGACAATCAGGAATATACTTGGCCAGCACTCGTTATACACTCTACTAACCAGTCGAGAAACAATAAGTCAGAAGTCCAGGGCTGAAATAGATAAGACCACTCAATTGTGGGGCGTTAAAATAGAGCGagttgaaat AAAAGACGTATTCCTGCCATTTGAGCTCCAAAAAGCAATGGCGGCCGAAGCTGAGGGTACTCGCATAGCTAAAGCCAAAGTTATTGAAGCGGCAGGTGAAATAAAAGCAGCAGAAAATCTTAAAGAAGCTTCTCTCATAATGATGGAGAATCCACATATTATGCTG CTAAGATACCTGCAAACTTTGAATTATATTGCTGCAGACCAGTCTACAACTGTACTGTTTCCATTCCCTATAGAACTTCCAGGAGCACGTCca caaTGCCATAAATGCAACTAA
- the LOC135116817 gene encoding large ribosomal subunit protein uL29m-like: MNTMFGNLLRTTITRCFRSQNVVKVAAAPIIRREVHTTNPSYDLMEFFDDKKNWNETNIRVGRAWKLDELRIKSNTDLHKLWYVLLKERNMLYTMEHECKNKMRLFPNPERIDKVQESMDHIETVIRERNVAYYKLETGETGERPVEDVVNLFGLPDKHEKSEYHIPQFMNKRWVRPYLENGFITSAAVKKFYRLYKEKEYNTARKARNRDFNHVQHLLKRFPDLDMEKLKAEYPDVDIEKAKRSKKARGHFMPKY; this comes from the coding sequence ATGAATACGATGTTTGGTAATTTGCTAAGAACTACTATAACCCGTTGCTTTCGCTCACAAAATGTAGTCAAAGTTGCTGCTGCTCCAATCATCAGACGCGAAGTGCATACTACAAACCCCTCATATGATTTAATGGAATTCTTTGATGACAAGAAAAATTGGAATGAAACTAATATCAGAGTTGGCAGAGCATGGAAATTGGATGAATTGCGAATAAAATCGAATACGGATTTACATAAACTATGGTATGTACTGTTAAAAGAACGAAACATGCTGTACACAATGGAACATGAATGTAAGAACAAGATGAGATTGTTCCCCAATCCTGAGAGAATTGACAAAGTTCAAGAATCTATGGACCATATAGAGACAGTAATAAGGGAAAGGAATGTTGCTTACTACAAGCTGGAGACGGGAGAGACAGGTGAAAGGCCTGTTGAGGATGTTGTTAACCTCTTTGGCTTACCAGACAAGCATGAGAAATCAGAGTATCACATCCCTCAGTTTATGAACAAACGCTGGGTTAGACCTTACCTTGAAAATGGTTTCATAACCAGTGCAGCAGtcaaaaagttttatagattGTATAAAGAAAAAGAGTATAACACTGCAAGAAAAGCTCGCAACCGGGACTTTAACCATGTACAACATTTGCTGAAGCGGTTCCCTGACCTGGATATGGAGAAACTAAAAGCTGAATACCCCGATGTGGATATTGAAAAAGCTAAAAGATCCAAAAAAGCTAGAGGACATTTTATGCcaaaatactaa
- the LOC110374818 gene encoding uncharacterized protein LOC110374818, translating to MSPRKKRPKLSPNNKKSLKRENGPDETSRKRAKAVKNADVELQTKKKKNFIQACRQVSCSAYFDHRARLLLLYLPSCTKTSVCKHHDKNGKEIKQMPSYAQESFSIEIKSKIWYEALEVCQFCITPVQYLSANVLKDVVEIILNAHEDEYADYSVSQIINKSQQILALNFSTHPPCLVKDLRTCYIDFLTSPMELKEDTFTNRAEFEHRKGIVKYCMNRVEYEMSASSQDGPLVDKEENTPEDMKQSLRGTHFQKEKFEIFELLDRPNRIERLFIVLESVVELLQFDLAIWLLRHSNNITRHIMRSTKPLMAVVLWSDNVLYTGAVTANSRQIMRIFAHVIHLQYPDSMQRTMIIWLNTMVQTYYLCESYANVDYPNTAKFCNTFANEFYKLISGMPHDSIVRILEKIEPTFMRHMMGMLHIKKLLGINSDCIISILIKFFKESQWQNYPPEDSEIKICPKLFEKPKKVKKTIQFLLKQCEKWSLEDEPEEKIVQYDKLDNKALKPETECSLNNVVHTLFITLEAYLDTYNVQDVQETWNKLNENPEDGENKSQTLLEQGYVVTEDFIKKYKHIMKTSQELRIVYHNLSNSGDMPDILEVFKTISLLEP from the exons ATGAGTCCTAGGAAGAAACGGCCTAAACTGtctccaaataataaaaaaagtttaaagcgGGAAAATGGTCCCGATGAGACGTCCCGCAAACGTGCCAAAGCTGTGAAGAACGCAGACGTGGAACTCCAGACCAAGAAAAAGAAGAACTTCATCCAGGCTTGCAGACAGGTTTCATGTAGCGCCTATTTTGATCATCGTGCAAGACTACTGTTATTGTATCTGCCATCATGTACCAAAACAAGTGTTTGCAAACACCATGACAAGAACGGT AAAGAGATCAAGCAAATGCCGTCATATGCACAGGAGTCATTCTCAATAGAAATTAAGAGTAAAATTTGGTATGAAGCTTTAGAAGTTTGCCAATTTTGCATAACACCTGTTCAATATTTATCTGCTAATGTACTCAAAGACGTTGTGGAGATCATTTTG AATGCTCATGAAGATGAATATGCAGACTATTCAGTGTCTCAGATTATAAACAAAAGCCAACAGATCCTGGCTCTCAACTTCAGCACACACCCACCATGCCTTGTCAAAGACTTAAGAACCTGCTATATAGACTTCCTAACTTCCCCTATGGAATTAAAAGAGGACACATTCACAAACAGAGCTGAGTTCGAACACAGAAAAGGAATAGTAAAGTACTGCATGAATAGAGTTGAGTATGAAATGAGTGCCAGCAGCCAAGATGGCCCTTTAGTGGACAAAGAGGAGAATACACCAGAAGATATGAAACAAAGCCTGAGAGGCACACATTTTCAGAAAGAgaaatttgaaatatttgaactTCTAGATAGGCCAAACAGGATAGAACGCTTGTTTATAGTTCTAGAGAGTGTTGTAGAATTATTGCAGTTTGATTTGGCTATTTGGCTATTAAG GCACTCCAATAATATAACACGCCACATTATGAGGTCAACCAAACCTTTAATGGCAGTTGTTCTGTGGTCAGACAATGTACTGTACACTGGTGCTGTCACTGCCAACTCCAGGCAAATAATGAGAATTTTTGCACATGTAATTCATCTGCAGTACCCAGATTCTATGCAAAGAACTATGAta ATATGGCTGAACACAATGGTCCAGACATATTATCTATGTGAGAGTTATGCAAACGTTGACTATCCAAATACTGCCAAATTCTGCAATACATTTGCAAATGAATTCTATAAACTAATCTCAG GTATGCCACATGATTCTATTGTCAGGATTTTGGAAAAAATTGAACCAACATTTATGAGGCACATGATGGGCATGttacacataaaaaaactgCTTGGAATAAATAGTGATTGCATTATTAGtattttgataaagtttttcAAAGAATCACAGTGGCAGAATTATCCACCAGAAGATTCTGAAATTAAAATCTGTCCAAAGTTATTTGAGAAACCTAAAAAGGTAaagaaaacaatacaatttttgcTAAAACAATGTGAGAAGTGGTCTCTTGAGGATGAGCCTGAGGAGAAGATAGTTCAATATGATAAACTTGACAATAAGGCCCTTAAACCTGAAACAGAATGTAGCTTGAACAATGTTGTTCATACTCTGTTTATAACATTAGAAGCATATTTGGACACATACAATGTGCAAGATGTGCAAGAAACATGGAACAAATTAAATGAGAATCCAGAAGATGGTGAAAATAAATCTCAAACTTTACTTGAACAGGGTTATGTTGTAAcagaagattttattaaaaaatataagcacATTATGAAAACAAGCCAGGAATTGCGAATTGTTTACCATAATCTTAGTAATAGTGGAGATATGCCGGATATTTTGgaagtttttaaaactattagccTTTTAGAACCATGA